A stretch of the Papaver somniferum cultivar HN1 chromosome 6, ASM357369v1, whole genome shotgun sequence genome encodes the following:
- the LOC113285451 gene encoding berberine bridge enzyme-like 8, whose translation MRTSLLLLVSILISFFLLFSKSSATSSSTHEDFLKCVSLHSDTSIPIYTPKSANYSSILHSTISFIRFNTSITPKPFLILTPLKESHVQTAVICSRKHGIQIKVRSGGHDFEGLSYTSDVPFIIVDLFNLRKINVDVKGKVAWVQSGATTGELYYEIAKKSNTLAFPAAIGTTVGFGGFISGGGYGAMLRKYGTAGENVIDARIVDVHGRILNKKTMGEGLFWAIRGGGGGSFGIVLSWKIKLVSVPPTVTVFRVDKTLAEGALSLVHKWQDIAHRLPKELLIFFSLRVMNPTTEGEKTIRASFRSLFLGDAKKLKMVMKTTFPELSASKAFIEMSWIQSVLFLNEIPFNTSIDVLGRLPQTKLNFKGKLDYVKKPISHTGIELISERLLKDEQNVLVFMPYGGRMSEISESETPFPHRNGTLFHIFYMASPNEKEVPTSEGYINQLRRMYKFMTPYVSKSPREAYVNYRDLDLGKISKNGTATYAQAKVWGAKYFKGNFDRLVKVKTNVDPDNFFRTEQSIPSIAI comes from the coding sequence ATGAGAACATCTCTTTTACTATTAGTTTCAATATTGATATCTTTCTTTCTCTTATTCTCAAAATCGTCAGCAACTTCAAGCTCTACACATGAAGATTTTCTTAAATGCGTTTCCCTTCACTCTGATACTTCCATTCCAATATACACCCCAAAAAGTGCTAACTATTCATCTATCCTACACTCCACCATTTCATTCATAAGATTCAATACATCCATCACTCCCAAACCATTTCTAATATTAACACCTCTAAAAGAATCGCATGTTCAAACCGCTGTAATTTGTTCCAGAAAGCATGGAATCCAGATAAAAGTTCGAAGTGGGGGGCACGACTTTGAAGGACTATCATACACATCAGATGTTCCGTTTATTATTGTTGATTTGTTCAATCTTCGAAAAATTAATGTGGATGTAAAAGGTAAAGTAGCATGGGTTCAGTCTGGTGCAACCACAGGTGAACTCTACTACGAAATTGCAAAGAAGAGCAACACTCTCGCCTTTCCTGCAGCAATTGGTACAACTGTAGGTTTTGGTGGATTCATCAGTGGAGGTGGGTACGGGGCCATGCTAAGGAAATATGGAACTGCGGGTGAAAATGTTATTGATGCTCGAATAGTGGACGTTCATGGACGAATACTCAACAAAAAAACCATGGGAGAAGGCTTGTTTTGGGCCATCaggggaggtggtggaggtaGCTTTGGAATTGTTCTCTCTTGGAAAATCAAATTAGTATCGGTTCCGCCTACTGTAACTGTCTTTAGAGTGGACAAAACCTTAGCAGAAGGTGCATTGTCTCTTGTTCATAAGTGGCAGGATATTGCACACAGACTTCCGAAAGAACTTCTCATATTTTTCTCGTTACGTGTAATGAATCCTACTACGGAAGGTGAAAAAACAATCAGAGCATCATTCAGGTCCTTGTTTCTTGGGGATGCTAAGAAGCTTAAAATGGTGATGAAAACGACATTTCCTGAGTTGAGTGCTAGTAAAGCTTTCATTGAAATGAGTTGGATTCAATCTGTACTCTTCTTAAATGAAATTCCTTTTAACACTTCAATTGATGTTTTAGGGAGATTGCCACAAACGAAGTTAAACTTTAAGGGAAAATTAGATTACGTGAAAAAACCTATTTCACACACTGGCATTGAACTGATTTCTGAAAGATTGCTAAAAGATGAGCAAAATGTTTTGGTTTTTATGCCTTATGGTGGAAGAATGAGCGAGATTTCTGAATCTGAAACTCCCTTCCCACATAGAAATGGaaccttatttcatattttttacaTGGCTTCTCCCAACGAAAAAGAGGTTCCTACATCGGAAGGGTATATTAATCAATTAAGAAGAATGTATAAATTCATGACACCTTATGTTTCCAAGTCCCCGAGAGAAGCATATGTGAATTATAGAGATCTTGATTTGGGAAAGATAAGTAAAAATGGCACAGCTACTTATGCACAAGCTAAGGTTTGGGGCGCCAAGTACTTCAAGGGTAACTTTGACAGATTGGTAAAAGTGAAGACCAATGTTGATCCAGACAATTTCTTCAGAACAGAACAAAGTATCCCAAGTATTGCCATATAA